The Anopheles coluzzii chromosome 2, AcolN3, whole genome shotgun sequence genome window below encodes:
- the LOC120952442 gene encoding uncharacterized protein LOC120952442: MKSSLNVPEYVRDALAGVAQRLGFTSNQHSVDYDFRVFENNRSVVSVLYRVTFREEPREATVLCKVPPPDADDTLLALFEREVFVYGKLLPALEQFQRTRQEGTAATPTTAGDREESSVPFAPSCYHAHCDAKKGEGIIILEDVQRRGFSNRHKFEPMDYDHARLAMVQLGRFHATSLALKKHQPELFEQYRYMGDVTGERVLAMEGFEQTMEQAFENAAATLPAGDAARREKLARLRGCFAEELQNISDTALSEPFCVVCHGDYAGDNMMFSYNGGFPSRMVMLDWQLAKYGSPALDFVHTVFLSTDESFRRNHYDNMLQTYHNALLSHLERLGDDSATEWFPLTVLMRLIKLQARQALVLGLLHIPLTVASEEAAIAEGEPGEEDEDSASVRISDTTDAKYQSRMAGLLKDVFRLGFL; encoded by the exons ATGAAAAGCTCCTTAAACGTTCCCGAGTACGTGCGAGATGCGCTTGCCGGTGTGGCCCAACGGTTAGGCTTCACCAGCAATCAACACTCGGTGGATTATGATTTCCGCGTGTTTGAAAACAACCGCTCGGTAGTGTCGGTGCTGTACCGGGTGACATTTCGCGAAGAGCCACGGGAAGCGACCGTGCTGTGTAAAGTGCCACCGCCCGATGCCGACGACACGCTGCTGGCGCTGTTCGAGCGTGAGGTGTTTGTGTATGGTAAGCTTTTGCCTGCGCTGGAGCAATTCCAGCGCACCCGGCAGGAAGGAACGGCCGCCACACCGACTACGGCCGGCGACCGGGAGGAGTCGTCGGTACCCTTTGCCCCGTCCTGCTACCATGCGCACTGTGATGCGAAAAAGGGCGAAGGCATCATTATACTGGAGGATGTGCAGCGGCGGGGATTTTCCAACCGTCACAAATTTGAACCGATGGATTACGACCATGCCCGGTTGGCGATGGTACAGCTGGGGCGCTTCCATGCCACCTCGCTCGCACTCAAGAAGCACCAGCCGGAGCTGTTCGAGCAGTACCGGTACATGGGTGACGTCACCGGTGAGCGTGTCCTCGCGATGGAAGGGTTCGAGCAAACCATGGAGCAAGCGTTTGAAAATGCGGCCGCCACACTGCCGGCGGGCGATGCGGCTAGGCGCGAAAAGTTGGCACGCCTTCGGGGATGCTTTGCCGAGGAGCTGCAAAACATCAGCGATACGGCCCTGTCGGAACCGTTCTGTGTCGTTTGCCATGGGGATTACGCGGGCGATAATATGATGTTTTCCTACAAC GGCGGATTCCCCAGCCGGATGGTAATGCTCGACTGGCAGCTGGCCAAGTACGGATCGCCGGCGCTGGATTTTGTGCATACCGTGTTTCTGTCGACGGACGAATCGTTCCGTCGCAACCACTACGACAACATGCTGCAAACGTACCACAACGCACTGCTCAGCCATCTGGAGCGGCTCGGGGACGATAGCGCAACGGAGTGGTTCCCGCTCACCGTGCTAATGCGCCTGATCAAGCTGCAGGCGCGTCAAGCGCTCGTGCTGGGACTGTTGCACATTCCGCTGACGGTGGCAAGCGAGGAGGCCGCCATTGCGGAGGGGGAACCGGGGGAAGAGGATGAAGATTCGGCATCGGTGCGGATAAGCGATACAACCGACGCGAAGTACCAGTCACGTATGGCCGGTCTGCTGAAGGACGTGTTCCGATTAGGCTTTCTATAG